From Acropora muricata isolate sample 2 chromosome 14, ASM3666990v1, whole genome shotgun sequence, one genomic window encodes:
- the LOC136898393 gene encoding nucleolar protein 16-like encodes MTGVRRKKAQRKKRVNTTKPGAKRKKKDKKLRVLNQTLQKHWNYKKSVRQNFKELGLASDPNTVVGFPGKKSAKQGEKTQEDQQMEVDKEPTPLIQEFEEMAANELKAERHIPPGEARILWRFIQDHGDNYKGMAKDKRNYNQYTPKQLRRKCETFLKSKQDFSRYLENMA; translated from the exons ATGACTGGTGTGAGAAGGAAAAAGGCACAGCGTAAAAAGCGCGTTAATACGACGAAACCaggagcaaaaaggaaaaagaaagacaaaaagttAAGGGTGCTTAA TCAAACTTTGCAAAAACACTGGAACTATAAGAAAAGCGTGAGGCAGAATTTCAAAGAATTGGGTCTGGCAAGTGATCCGAACACTGTAGTCGGGTTTCCGGGGAAAAAATCTGCAAAG CAAGGTGAAAAAACTCAAGAAGATCAGCAGATGGAAGTGGATAAGGAGCCAACCCCTTTGATACAAG AATTTGAAGAAATGGCAGCAAATGAATTAAAGGCTGAGAGGCATATACCTCCAGGGGAAGCAAGAATTCTTTGGCGATTTATTCAAGACCATGGGGATAACTATAAG GGTATGGCAAAGGATAAGAGAAATTACAACCAGTACACACCCAAGCAGCTTCGAAGGAAATGTGAGACctttttaaaatcaaaacaagACTTCAGCAGATATCTTGAAAACATGGCATAA